A single window of Sulfurimonas sp. hsl 1-7 DNA harbors:
- the secD gene encoding protein translocase subunit SecD, whose protein sequence is MKLNYRIVIFALAIIFGIVFSVPSLLQTEGGKKITLGLDLQGGLHMLLGVKTEEATKSRIKSITASIKHFSERNDILIDGLTFDESGIKFEVLDSDEIAKIQEYLKEIDGAVVSLNNQIVSVTLSPEEIAKTKQLAIDQAIETIRNRLDQFGLSEPVVAKQGEEKILVELAGIKTQEEEQRARELISRAAKLELMAVDEDRAARVYNMSAADAAAYGDVILEDAKNPGVKYLVREIPILDGGMLTNANVGFDQNNRPVINFKLNAEGAEIFGDFTGKSVGKRLAIVLDGKVYSAPNINERIGGGSGQISGNYTVVEAKDLAIALRSGALLAPIYLMEKRSVGPSLGADSIKASMVALIGGFVLVIVFMVVYYRGAGVIANIALIANLFLLLAVMSLFGATLTLPGMAGIVLTVGMAVDANVIISERIRELIREGKSMHKAIEEGYANAMSAILDANITTLIASVVLYAYGTGAIKGFAITMSIGILASMLTAILGTHGIYQMLESKMMKSKNYKFWFGIKA, encoded by the coding sequence ATGAAGCTTAATTATCGTATCGTAATCTTCGCTTTAGCAATAATTTTCGGGATAGTTTTTTCTGTCCCGTCACTGCTTCAAACTGAAGGTGGGAAAAAAATCACACTAGGTCTTGATCTTCAAGGTGGTCTTCATATGCTTCTTGGCGTAAAAACAGAAGAAGCTACAAAATCTCGTATAAAATCTATAACAGCAAGCATTAAACATTTCAGTGAACGTAATGACATCTTAATAGATGGACTTACTTTTGATGAAAGTGGTATTAAATTTGAAGTTTTAGATAGTGATGAGATCGCAAAAATACAAGAGTACCTAAAAGAGATAGATGGTGCAGTAGTATCTTTAAACAATCAAATTGTCTCAGTAACTCTTTCTCCTGAAGAGATTGCAAAAACAAAACAACTTGCAATCGATCAAGCTATTGAGACTATCAGAAACAGACTTGACCAGTTTGGTTTATCTGAGCCTGTTGTTGCAAAACAGGGTGAAGAGAAGATCTTAGTTGAACTAGCAGGTATTAAAACGCAAGAGGAAGAGCAACGTGCTCGTGAACTTATTAGCCGTGCTGCAAAACTAGAGTTAATGGCTGTTGATGAAGACAGAGCAGCTCGTGTTTACAATATGAGTGCAGCAGATGCGGCAGCTTACGGTGATGTTATCTTAGAAGATGCAAAAAATCCGGGCGTGAAGTATCTTGTTCGCGAGATTCCTATCTTAGACGGCGGAATGCTTACAAATGCAAATGTAGGATTTGATCAAAACAACCGTCCTGTAATTAACTTCAAGCTCAATGCTGAGGGTGCAGAGATTTTCGGTGACTTTACAGGTAAAAGTGTAGGAAAACGTTTAGCTATCGTACTTGACGGTAAAGTGTACTCGGCTCCAAACATTAATGAGAGAATCGGCGGCGGTTCAGGACAAATTTCAGGAAACTACACTGTAGTTGAAGCAAAAGATTTGGCGATCGCTTTAAGAAGTGGTGCATTGCTTGCTCCGATCTACCTAATGGAGAAACGTTCAGTTGGACCAAGCCTGGGAGCTGATTCTATTAAAGCTTCTATGGTAGCTCTTATCGGCGGTTTCGTTTTAGTAATTGTATTTATGGTTGTTTACTACCGTGGGGCAGGTGTTATTGCAAATATTGCACTTATTGCAAACCTCTTTTTGCTTTTAGCGGTAATGAGTCTCTTTGGTGCGACATTGACACTTCCTGGTATGGCTGGTATCGTTTTAACTGTCGGTATGGCGGTTGATGCCAACGTTATTATCTCTGAGCGTATCCGTGAACTTATCCGTGAGGGTAAATCTATGCACAAAGCGATAGAAGAGGGTTATGCAAACGCTATGAGTGCTATCTTAGATGCAAACATCACGACGCTTATCGCTTCGGTTGTTTTATATGCATACGGAACGGGTGCTATAAAAGGTTTTGCAATTACTATGAGTATCGGTATTTTAGCTTCTATGCTTACTGCTATTTTAGGTACGCACGGAATCTATCAGATGTTAGAGAGTAAAATGATGAAAAGCAAAAACTATAAGTTTTGGTTTGGGATAAAGGCATAA
- a CDS encoding SulP family inorganic anion transporter: protein MLSIRNIKGDFFGGMTAAVVALPLALAFGVGSGMGAIAGLYGAIALGIFAALFGGTKTQISGPTGPMTVVAATVISAQIAYFGTLEAALPSILATFILSGLLQIGMGLIRIGTYIKYMPYPVISGFMSGIGVIIIILQIFPFVGLTSPKGIIDTLGSLDVALFDFNPSAVFLALGTIATIYLFPKVTKAVPSTLVALIVFTLVAYFLKLDVPVIGDIPTGLPSLHLDALVPTNWHDPMLIVVSAITLAALGAIDSLLTSVVADNMTKTQHQSNKELIGQGIGNSVAGLIGGLPGAGATMRTVVNINSGGKSKLSGMIHGILLLVVLVGAGVYAKVIPLSVLAGILITVGIGIIDYKGLKDIRYIPRSDAFIMVVVLLLTVLVDLLQAVAAGMVMASLWFMKQMSENAHVNAKGKLHAPSGDEVGKKVYMQHFEGPIFFGFTFGFKEIVREMPEVEAVVFNMFDVPYIDQSGLYVMEETIISLRQKGIEVYFLGMQTQPKDMFEKVKLIPNLVSKEHLYDDFTAFSKAVKI, encoded by the coding sequence ATGTTAAGTATTAGAAATATAAAAGGGGACTTCTTTGGCGGTATGACGGCTGCAGTTGTTGCACTTCCCTTAGCTCTTGCCTTTGGTGTGGGTTCAGGGATGGGAGCAATTGCGGGACTTTACGGAGCAATCGCACTAGGAATTTTTGCAGCACTTTTTGGCGGAACAAAAACACAGATCAGCGGACCAACTGGTCCTATGACTGTTGTAGCTGCAACGGTTATTAGTGCGCAGATTGCATACTTTGGAACACTTGAAGCAGCACTACCATCAATCTTAGCGACATTTATACTCTCAGGTTTACTACAAATCGGGATGGGGCTGATAAGAATCGGAACATATATAAAGTATATGCCGTATCCTGTGATTTCAGGATTTATGAGTGGTATCGGGGTGATTATTATCATCTTACAGATTTTTCCGTTTGTAGGTTTGACTTCACCAAAAGGGATTATAGATACGCTTGGTTCTTTGGATGTTGCTCTATTTGATTTTAACCCATCAGCAGTGTTTTTAGCACTTGGAACGATTGCTACGATTTATCTTTTTCCAAAAGTCACAAAGGCAGTGCCTTCAACTTTGGTAGCACTGATAGTTTTTACTTTAGTGGCATACTTCTTAAAACTAGATGTACCTGTAATTGGAGATATCCCAACAGGTTTACCAAGTTTACATCTCGATGCACTGGTACCGACAAACTGGCATGATCCAATGCTCATAGTTGTTTCTGCAATCACTTTAGCGGCTCTTGGAGCGATTGATTCTTTACTGACATCGGTTGTAGCTGATAATATGACAAAAACACAGCATCAGTCAAACAAAGAGTTGATAGGGCAGGGGATAGGAAACTCCGTTGCAGGACTAATTGGTGGTTTACCAGGGGCTGGTGCTACAATGCGAACGGTTGTAAACATTAACTCCGGAGGGAAATCAAAGCTTTCAGGAATGATTCACGGTATATTACTCCTTGTTGTTTTAGTGGGTGCGGGAGTATATGCAAAAGTTATCCCATTAAGTGTTTTAGCCGGGATTTTAATAACGGTAGGGATAGGGATCATTGACTATAAAGGGTTAAAAGATATTCGCTATATCCCTCGTTCAGATGCTTTTATTATGGTTGTCGTATTACTTTTAACTGTATTGGTAGACTTGCTTCAAGCAGTTGCTGCGGGGATGGTAATGGCCTCACTCTGGTTTATGAAGCAGATGAGTGAAAATGCACATGTAAATGCAAAAGGTAAACTACATGCTCCAAGCGGTGATGAAGTGGGCAAAAAAGTATATATGCAACACTTTGAAGGACCTATATTTTTCGGTTTTACATTCGGTTTTAAAGAGATCGTACGTGAGATGCCGGAAGTGGAAGCAGTTGTATTTAATATGTTTGATGTGCCATACATTGACCAAAGCGGACTCTATGTGATGGAGGAGACTATAATTTCTCTTAGACAAAAAGGGATAGAGGTTTATTTCTTAGGGATGCAAACGCAACCTAAAGATATGTTTGAAAAAGTTAAACTTATCCCTAACCTTGTGTCAAAAGAACATCTTTATGACGATTTTACAGCATTTAGTAAGGCTGTAAAAATCTAG
- a CDS encoding carbonic anhydrase — translation MIEKSGLLEGNEIFVNSYFKKHSEELLDLAQNGQHPKALFIGCADSRVIPNLITQTDPGELFVLRNVGNFVAPYKPDEDFHSTAAGIEYAVTALEVSEIIICGHTHCGAIASLYTDLEDKKFIHTKKWLTLGQKPKALAKLALGKDASQQELLRLTEKISVISQIENLLTYPYVKEAVANDQIHIHGWMYDIATGEIEYYDPDAHEFISLLKEK, via the coding sequence ATGATAGAAAAAAGTGGACTATTAGAGGGCAATGAAATATTTGTCAATAGTTATTTTAAAAAACACTCAGAAGAACTTTTAGATTTAGCACAAAATGGACAGCACCCTAAAGCACTATTTATCGGGTGTGCAGATTCACGCGTGATCCCAAACCTTATTACTCAAACAGATCCTGGGGAGCTTTTTGTCCTTAGAAACGTGGGTAATTTTGTAGCCCCATATAAGCCTGATGAAGATTTTCACTCAACGGCAGCAGGTATTGAGTACGCAGTAACAGCACTGGAGGTATCTGAGATCATTATTTGCGGCCATACACATTGTGGAGCGATAGCATCTTTGTATACGGACCTTGAAGATAAAAAGTTTATCCACACAAAAAAATGGTTGACACTTGGCCAGAAGCCAAAAGCACTTGCAAAACTTGCTCTTGGAAAAGATGCTTCCCAACAGGAGTTATTACGCTTAACTGAGAAAATTTCAGTGATATCGCAGATAGAGAATCTTTTAACGTACCCGTATGTAAAAGAAGCGGTTGCAAATGATCAGATCCATATCCATGGCTGGATGTATGATATTGCAACAGGAGAGATAGAATACTACGATCCTGATGCTCACGAATTTATATCATTATTAAAAGAGAAGTAA
- a CDS encoding DUF6394 family protein — protein MDWGKVVYVFFSLMSLTSIAGFLYENTAVSLFIAASLNLVSTILKIGVRNLLSAELLASSLVADLHLIPAFIFLVIVGDDTWAIALAIGALIANVFSMGLVYIESSKTHEEY, from the coding sequence ATGGATTGGGGTAAAGTAGTATACGTATTTTTTTCGTTAATGAGTTTAACGTCAATTGCAGGGTTCTTATATGAGAATACTGCAGTTTCACTGTTTATTGCAGCAAGTTTAAATCTTGTTTCAACAATTTTAAAAATCGGAGTTAGAAATCTACTTTCTGCAGAGCTTCTTGCATCTTCATTAGTAGCTGACTTACACCTTATACCGGCATTTATATTTTTAGTAATTGTTGGTGATGACACATGGGCTATAGCACTTGCAATCGGTGCATTAATAGCAAATGTATTTTCTATGGGACTTGTGTATATTGAGAGTTCCAAAACACACGAAGAATATTAG
- a CDS encoding apolipoprotein N-acyltransferase — protein sequence MNKRTKDILFGLTSALFFSTFIYLSDFGLENKLLNTFLGLIAIGSILYIPKRSVLVAGFTIGILWFYWIGYSFEYQGVGFMTPLITFGFGLLYLLLFLPMYFTNNPFIRGAILFGLSFLEPFDWNWFKPELLFIDSFIGVYKYQFAIVLVSLASALYAYKHYPKYKYYPLLALVFAVNFGYPPQKDIPLNVKLVQTDVKQEDKWQQENLYPTVDMIFNEIIQAKREGYEIVVLPESVFPLFMNKSPRLLKQLQKFSNEITIIAGALLVEDGKHYNVTYMFDQGKYVVAKKIVLVPFGEYIPLPSFMKKFVNDTFFQGASDFVTADKPTDFTINKTKIRNAICYEATCDVLYQGDIDFMVAISNNAWFTPSIEPTLQRLLMKYYARKYGVTIYHAANYKGSGVIK from the coding sequence ATGAACAAACGAACAAAAGATATTTTATTTGGTTTAACGAGTGCTCTTTTTTTTAGTACATTTATTTACTTAAGTGATTTTGGCCTAGAAAATAAACTTTTAAACACCTTTCTCGGTTTAATTGCAATAGGGAGTATTTTATATATTCCAAAACGCTCCGTCTTGGTTGCCGGTTTTACCATAGGGATACTTTGGTTTTACTGGATAGGGTACAGTTTTGAGTATCAGGGTGTAGGGTTTATGACTCCTTTAATCACTTTTGGATTTGGCCTGCTCTATCTTCTGCTCTTTTTACCTATGTACTTTACAAACAACCCTTTTATTCGCGGGGCAATTCTGTTTGGTCTTAGTTTTCTTGAACCGTTTGACTGGAACTGGTTTAAACCGGAACTCCTTTTTATCGACAGTTTTATCGGTGTTTATAAATACCAGTTTGCTATTGTATTAGTTTCTCTGGCCTCTGCACTTTATGCCTATAAACACTATCCAAAATACAAGTACTACCCTCTTTTAGCATTAGTATTCGCCGTTAATTTCGGATATCCTCCGCAAAAAGATATTCCGCTCAATGTAAAACTTGTTCAAACAGATGTGAAGCAGGAAGATAAATGGCAGCAGGAGAATCTCTATCCAACCGTTGATATGATCTTTAATGAGATCATCCAAGCCAAACGCGAGGGGTATGAAATTGTAGTACTTCCGGAATCTGTATTTCCCCTTTTTATGAATAAAAGCCCAAGACTCCTAAAACAACTACAAAAGTTCTCAAATGAGATTACGATTATAGCCGGTGCTCTTTTAGTTGAAGACGGCAAACACTACAATGTAACATATATGTTTGATCAAGGGAAGTATGTCGTTGCCAAAAAAATTGTACTGGTACCTTTTGGGGAGTATATACCCCTTCCATCTTTTATGAAAAAGTTTGTAAACGATACATTTTTTCAAGGGGCAAGTGATTTTGTAACAGCTGATAAACCAACCGACTTTACGATCAATAAAACGAAGATAAGAAATGCGATCTGCTATGAAGCGACTTGCGATGTACTTTATCAAGGGGATATCGATTTCATGGTAGCGATAAGTAACAATGCCTGGTTCACACCTTCGATAGAACCGACACTCCAGCGCCTGCTTATGAAGTATTATGCACGTAAATACGGCGTTACTATTTACCACGCTGCCAACTATAAAGGAAGCGGTGTAATAAAATAA
- the secF gene encoding protein translocase subunit SecF encodes MEFFKYTRPFNFMGKSKIAAIISIVLILASYALLATKGLNYGVDFAGGTIVQVKYDTTAPIDDMRQKLEGNEVFANASITEFGSPDEVVIRLKTTTGSVTTDIGDLTREALKGTGNFEVRRVDIVGPKVGNELREKGVMAMLLAIAGILVYVAFRFEWRFAVASIFALIHDVSIALGAVSLSGIDVNLDVLAALLTLLGYSLNDTIIVFDRIREGIETSKKTVLAEIINESVTRTLARTTLTSLTTFFVVLTLFLFGGEIIHPFAFTLLVGIIVGTYSSIFVASPVLMWFGFSVQNYHEKLAQKAKREAEKNRMREQFESGVM; translated from the coding sequence ATGGAATTTTTTAAATATACAAGACCATTTAACTTTATGGGCAAATCAAAAATTGCCGCAATTATCTCAATAGTATTAATTTTAGCTTCGTATGCACTTCTTGCTACAAAAGGGTTAAATTACGGTGTTGATTTTGCCGGCGGTACAATTGTACAGGTAAAATACGACACAACAGCACCTATTGATGATATGCGTCAAAAGCTTGAAGGCAATGAGGTGTTTGCTAATGCTTCTATTACGGAGTTTGGTTCACCAGATGAGGTTGTAATCCGCCTGAAAACTACAACGGGAAGTGTGACAACTGATATCGGTGACCTTACTCGCGAAGCTCTAAAAGGGACTGGAAACTTTGAAGTTCGTCGTGTTGACATTGTTGGACCTAAAGTTGGAAATGAACTAAGAGAAAAAGGGGTCATGGCGATGCTTCTTGCTATTGCCGGGATCCTTGTTTATGTAGCATTTAGATTTGAGTGGCGTTTTGCGGTTGCTTCTATCTTTGCACTTATTCATGATGTCTCTATCGCTCTGGGAGCTGTGAGTTTGTCGGGAATCGATGTAAACCTTGACGTTTTAGCAGCACTTCTGACACTTCTTGGATACTCGCTCAACGATACTATCATTGTATTTGACCGTATTCGTGAAGGGATAGAAACAAGTAAGAAAACTGTTCTTGCAGAGATCATTAATGAATCTGTTACAAGAACATTGGCACGTACAACATTAACATCACTTACGACTTTCTTTGTTGTACTTACTCTTTTCTTATTTGGCGGTGAGATTATTCACCCATTTGCATTTACGTTATTAGTAGGTATAATTGTAGGTACATACTCATCTATCTTTGTTGCTTCTCCGGTATTGATGTGGTTTGGATTTAGCGTTCAAAACTATCATGAGAAGTTGGCGCAAAAAGCAAAAAGAGAAGCTGAGAAAAACAGAATGCGTGAGCAGTTTGAATCTGGTGTAATGTAA
- the yajC gene encoding preprotein translocase subunit YajC — MELISQLLPFVFLIAIMYFVIIRPQQKEAKAKKDMIESLKKGDKVITNGGFIVVVQKVEENFFSVEMNKDTVVKITKDSIAKKYEDEA, encoded by the coding sequence ATGGAATTAATCTCTCAATTATTACCGTTTGTATTTCTAATCGCAATTATGTACTTTGTGATTATTCGTCCACAACAAAAAGAAGCGAAAGCTAAAAAAGATATGATCGAGTCATTAAAAAAAGGTGACAAAGTTATCACTAACGGCGGTTTTATCGTAGTTGTTCAAAAAGTTGAAGAAAACTTTTTCAGTGTTGAGATGAATAAAGACACAGTTGTAAAAATCACAAAAGACTCTATTGCAAAGAAGTATGAGGATGAAGCTTAA
- a CDS encoding RNA degradosome polyphosphate kinase: protein MLNLKNPNFYNNRELSWLQFNTRVLKQAQDESLPLLERLKFLAIYGTNLDEFYMIRVAGLKKLFSAGIIVSGADRLTPLQQLREIRAYLHQEQQVVEHCRTEIFKKLEHEGVSVKNYNELNNQDKHKVNQYFKENIYPVIIPIAVDATHPFPHLNNLSFGLIVKLQDTENLSIERFGIVRVPRVLNRYVELGNGIYVPIESAVEQHIDELFPGYKLMKYASFRVTRNADIEIEEEEADDFMEILEEGLKLRRKGEMVRLEVGSNADSEIINFFNRHANIYKDDIYTFHTDLNLSSLWQIVGNKDYAHLLSPSFKPKNLPPLDGNENIFGVLDKQDIFMYHPYESFEPIVRLIQTAAKDPDVVSIKMTLYRSGQNSPIVKALMDASESGKQVTVMVELKARFDEENNLIWAKALEKSGAHVIYGIKGLKVHAKAALVTRRINGRLKQYAHLGTGNYNPSTAKIYTDFSYMTCKDVVTNDLTRFFHFLTGFSKKGKLNELYMAPAQIKPKILSLIHNETRQGENGRIIAKINSLVDDDVIRALYKASQAGVKIDLIVRGICCLKPGIEGVSENIRVISILGKYLEHARTFYFKNDASQVYISSADWMPRNLVRRIELLTAVKDEHAKKKIIQILNLQCSDNVLAHELQSDGTYTKVKGDERSINSHKLLEEYVNKITKATRKESSTNIQHLVERLFIES, encoded by the coding sequence ATGTTAAACTTAAAAAATCCAAATTTTTATAATAACCGCGAACTTTCGTGGTTACAATTCAATACAAGAGTTCTCAAACAAGCACAAGATGAAAGCTTACCGCTTCTAGAGCGTTTAAAGTTTCTTGCTATCTACGGAACAAATTTAGATGAATTTTATATGATCCGTGTAGCGGGGCTAAAAAAGCTTTTCTCTGCCGGTATTATCGTTTCAGGCGCTGACAGACTTACACCGCTACAGCAGCTAAGAGAGATCAGAGCCTATCTTCACCAAGAGCAGCAGGTTGTAGAGCACTGTAGAACTGAGATCTTTAAAAAACTCGAACATGAAGGTGTTAGTGTTAAAAACTACAACGAGCTTAACAATCAGGACAAGCATAAGGTAAATCAGTACTTTAAAGAAAATATCTATCCTGTTATTATCCCTATTGCCGTTGATGCGACACACCCATTCCCGCACCTAAACAACCTGAGTTTCGGTTTGATCGTAAAACTTCAAGATACGGAAAACTTAAGTATTGAACGTTTCGGAATTGTAAGGGTTCCTCGTGTTTTAAACAGATATGTAGAACTTGGCAACGGTATATATGTACCGATAGAGAGTGCAGTTGAACAACATATCGATGAGCTTTTCCCGGGATATAAGCTAATGAAATATGCATCATTCCGTGTTACAAGAAATGCCGATATCGAGATCGAAGAGGAGGAAGCTGACGACTTTATGGAGATCCTTGAAGAGGGTCTAAAACTTCGTAGAAAAGGGGAGATGGTACGTTTAGAGGTTGGAAGTAATGCAGACAGCGAGATCATTAACTTCTTTAACCGTCATGCAAATATCTACAAAGATGATATCTATACGTTTCATACAGACCTAAACCTTTCAAGTCTTTGGCAGATTGTTGGCAATAAAGATTATGCACACCTGTTATCACCATCATTTAAACCGAAAAACTTACCGCCGTTAGACGGAAATGAAAATATCTTCGGAGTTCTCGATAAACAAGATATCTTTATGTACCATCCGTACGAAAGTTTTGAGCCGATTGTAAGACTGATCCAAACTGCTGCAAAAGATCCTGATGTTGTATCGATCAAGATGACACTTTACCGTTCAGGACAAAATTCACCGATCGTAAAAGCTTTGATGGACGCAAGTGAAAGCGGAAAACAGGTAACGGTTATGGTTGAGCTAAAAGCACGTTTCGATGAAGAAAACAACCTTATCTGGGCAAAAGCATTAGAGAAATCGGGTGCACACGTTATCTACGGTATTAAAGGGTTAAAAGTTCATGCAAAAGCTGCTCTTGTAACACGTAGAATCAACGGCAGACTAAAACAATATGCTCACTTGGGAACAGGAAATTACAACCCTTCAACTGCAAAGATATACACAGATTTTAGCTATATGACATGTAAGGATGTAGTGACTAATGATCTTACACGCTTTTTCCACTTCCTGACAGGATTCAGTAAAAAAGGAAAACTTAACGAGCTCTATATGGCTCCAGCACAGATTAAGCCTAAGATCCTTTCACTTATCCACAATGAAACACGTCAGGGTGAAAACGGACGTATCATTGCAAAAATCAACTCGCTTGTTGATGATGATGTGATCCGTGCACTCTATAAAGCAAGTCAAGCGGGTGTAAAAATCGACTTAATAGTTCGTGGAATCTGTTGTCTAAAACCTGGAATCGAAGGTGTAAGTGAGAACATTCGCGTAATCTCGATACTTGGAAAATACCTCGAACATGCACGTACATTTTACTTTAAAAACGATGCTTCGCAAGTGTATATCTCAAGTGCCGACTGGATGCCTAGAAACCTGGTAAGACGTATAGAACTTTTAACAGCGGTTAAAGATGAGCATGCAAAGAAAAAAATCATTCAGATCTTAAACCTTCAATGCTCAGACAACGTTCTGGCTCATGAGCTTCAAAGCGATGGTACATATACAAAAGTTAAAGGGGATGAACGCTCGATCAATAGCCATAAACTCTTAGAAGAGTATGTAAACAAGATCACTAAAGCGACAAGAAAAGAATCATCAACAAACATTCAACATTTGGTTGAAAGATTATTTATAGAGAGTTAA
- a CDS encoding gamma carbonic anhydrase family protein — protein sequence MLHKFKDYEPKIGEKTWIAPSADVIGDVEIGEDCSVWFGTVIRGDVHYIKIGDRTSVQDCSMIHVTHHKGNDRHKEGDGSPTIIGNDVTIGHRVMLHGCTIEDACLIGMSATILDNAMIAKESIVGAGSLVTKGKKFPPRSLIMGSPAKVVRELTDEEVAELYASAKRYVSFKNDYN from the coding sequence ATGCTACATAAATTTAAAGACTATGAACCAAAGATAGGTGAAAAAACATGGATCGCACCTTCAGCTGACGTGATCGGAGATGTTGAAATAGGTGAAGATTGTTCTGTATGGTTTGGAACGGTAATAAGAGGTGATGTTCATTACATCAAAATCGGTGACAGAACAAGTGTTCAGGACTGTTCTATGATCCACGTTACACACCACAAAGGTAACGATAGACATAAGGAAGGTGACGGAAGTCCTACAATTATAGGAAACGATGTGACTATCGGGCACCGTGTAATGCTTCACGGCTGTACGATCGAAGATGCATGTCTGATCGGAATGAGTGCGACAATACTCGATAATGCCATGATCGCTAAAGAGAGCATCGTAGGTGCAGGAAGTCTTGTGACTAAAGGGAAAAAATTCCCGCCGAGAAGTCTCATTATGGGAAGTCCTGCAAAAGTTGTACGTGAACTTACAGATGAAGAGGTAGCCGAGCTTTACGCATCGGCTAAACGCTACGTTTCTTTTAAAAACGATTACAACTAG
- the argJ gene encoding bifunctional glutamate N-acetyltransferase/amino-acid acetyltransferase ArgJ, giving the protein MYKLEKIDGGVCAANGFYADGISAGLKANNAKDMAFIYADTMCEIASTFTTNKMAAAPIKHFKAKGDFKTNFVLINSKNANAMTGDAGIEDIEEVLSHLPAEAVNPVMSSTGVIGVRLPKEKLINGLAQFDLSQKNPTSAAQAIMTTDSFKKEIAFQVTLRDGSSFNIGAMAKGAGMINPAMATMLCFITTDADVSNATMQKILDRVVVTTFNAASVDGDTSTNDTVMLLSNSKSGAYDEEAFEDALHQIMEFMAKQMVKDGEGATKLVTYKVTGAKDDREAEIVAKALSNSLLVKTALYGEDPNWGRIASTVGASGAEAKEETLTISFDDVCVYEKGKLYFNAELEKVAAEVMKKAEFTISCDLGLGSGEFTAFGCDLGYEYVKINADYRT; this is encoded by the coding sequence TTGTATAAATTAGAGAAGATAGATGGCGGTGTTTGTGCCGCTAACGGTTTTTATGCAGATGGTATTAGTGCCGGTCTAAAAGCAAACAATGCAAAAGATATGGCATTTATTTATGCAGATACGATGTGTGAAATTGCATCGACTTTTACAACAAACAAGATGGCAGCCGCACCGATCAAGCATTTTAAGGCAAAGGGTGATTTTAAAACAAACTTTGTACTTATTAACTCGAAAAATGCCAATGCTATGACTGGTGATGCAGGTATTGAGGATATTGAAGAAGTACTTTCACATCTACCTGCTGAAGCTGTAAACCCTGTAATGAGTTCAACAGGTGTTATCGGTGTAAGATTACCAAAAGAGAAGCTTATCAACGGTTTAGCACAGTTTGACCTTTCACAAAAAAATCCGACAAGTGCTGCACAAGCTATTATGACAACGGACAGCTTTAAAAAAGAGATTGCATTTCAAGTGACATTACGTGACGGCAGTTCGTTTAATATCGGTGCTATGGCAAAAGGGGCAGGGATGATTAACCCTGCTATGGCTACAATGTTATGTTTTATAACAACAGATGCAGATGTTTCAAATGCTACGATGCAAAAGATACTTGACCGTGTAGTTGTAACTACTTTTAATGCGGCTTCTGTTGACGGTGATACTTCGACAAACGATACTGTAATGCTGCTTTCTAACTCTAAAAGCGGTGCTTACGATGAGGAAGCTTTTGAAGATGCTCTTCATCAGATCATGGAGTTTATGGCAAAACAGATGGTAAAAGACGGTGAGGGTGCTACAAAACTGGTAACTTACAAAGTAACTGGTGCAAAAGATGACCGTGAAGCTGAAATTGTAGCAAAAGCACTTTCTAACTCTTTACTTGTAAAAACAGCACTCTACGGTGAAGATCCAAACTGGGGACGTATCGCTTCAACTGTCGGTGCAAGTGGAGCAGAAGCAAAAGAGGAAACGCTAACTATCTCTTTTGATGATGTATGTGTTTATGAAAAAGGAAAACTTTACTTTAATGCAGAACTTGAAAAAGTTGCAGCCGAAGTGATGAAAAAAGCTGAGTTTACAATCTCTTGTGATCTTGGATTAGGCTCAGGCGAGTTTACGGCATTTGGATGTGATCTCGGATATGAGTACGTTAAAATTAACGCGGATTACAGAACGTAA